In one window of Leptospirales bacterium DNA:
- a CDS encoding glycine--tRNA ligase, which yields MAEKNEAKKPRIEDTLKDIVALCKRRGFVYPGSDIYGGLSNTFDYGPYGTELLRNIKNEWWRAFVSTRGDVVGLDSGIMLHPQVWTASGHVAGFNDPLIDCKQCRARLRADQYLEERVGLSADGLSLADMTRIFEERGATLQCPQCGTSGSFTPPRQFNLMFSTRMGAAAGADSEVYLRPETAQGIFINFRNIVDSTRVRVPFGVAQIGKSFRNEIVARQFVFRTREFEQMEMEFFCKPGTQSQWFEHWVAFCMDWLRSIGLSEARLRIRRHSKEELAFYSDDTVDIEYQYPFGWGELWGIASRTDYDLKQHATHSRKNLEYTDPDDNSKYLPYVVEPALGVNRLLLAVLCDAYEVENPGAKEQRVLLKLHPRLAPVKAGIFSLVKKDGLPEIADQIHKQLAPLFPVDVDHSGSIGKRYYRQDELGTPYCITVDYDTKENETVTLRRRDSGEQSRVAIKELPGLLATQLAG from the coding sequence ATGGCCGAGAAAAACGAAGCAAAAAAGCCGCGAATCGAAGATACCCTTAAGGACATTGTGGCGCTCTGCAAACGGCGAGGCTTCGTCTATCCCGGCTCCGATATCTACGGCGGACTCTCCAATACCTTCGACTACGGCCCATATGGAACGGAGCTCTTACGCAACATCAAGAACGAATGGTGGCGCGCGTTTGTCAGCACGCGCGGCGACGTCGTCGGACTGGACAGTGGAATCATGCTGCATCCGCAGGTCTGGACGGCCAGCGGACACGTCGCCGGTTTCAACGATCCGTTGATCGACTGCAAGCAGTGCCGCGCGCGGCTGCGGGCCGATCAGTATCTGGAGGAACGCGTCGGCCTCAGCGCCGACGGCCTGAGCCTCGCGGATATGACGCGCATCTTTGAAGAGCGCGGTGCAACGCTGCAATGTCCGCAATGTGGAACCAGCGGCAGCTTCACGCCGCCGCGACAATTCAATCTGATGTTTTCCACGCGCATGGGCGCCGCGGCCGGCGCCGATAGCGAGGTTTATTTGCGACCGGAAACGGCTCAGGGCATCTTCATCAACTTTCGCAACATCGTCGACTCGACGCGCGTCCGCGTTCCTTTTGGCGTCGCCCAGATTGGCAAGAGTTTTCGCAATGAAATTGTAGCCAGGCAATTTGTTTTTCGCACGCGCGAATTTGAGCAGATGGAAATGGAATTCTTCTGCAAGCCCGGCACGCAGAGCCAGTGGTTTGAGCACTGGGTCGCTTTCTGCATGGATTGGCTGCGCTCCATCGGCCTCTCCGAAGCCCGGTTGAGGATTCGTCGTCACAGCAAAGAGGAGCTTGCCTTCTATTCGGACGATACCGTCGACATTGAATACCAGTATCCTTTTGGATGGGGCGAGCTGTGGGGCATTGCTTCGCGTACTGACTATGATCTGAAGCAGCACGCCACACACTCGCGCAAGAACCTGGAATACACAGACCCCGATGACAACAGCAAATACCTGCCCTACGTCGTGGAGCCGGCGCTTGGCGTGAATCGCCTGCTGCTGGCAGTGCTCTGTGATGCATACGAAGTAGAGAATCCCGGCGCAAAGGAGCAGCGCGTACTTTTGAAACTGCATCCCCGACTGGCGCCAGTCAAAGCTGGCATTTTCAGTCTGGTCAAAAAGGACGGCTTGCCGGAAATTGCCGACCAGATCCACAAACAGCTTGCCCCGCTCTTTCCGGTCGACGTCGACCATTCCGGCTCCATTGGAAAGCGCTACTACCGTCAGGACGAACTGGGCACTCCCTACTGCATCACAGTAGATTACGATACTAAAGAAAATGAAACGGTTACGCTGCGCCGGCGGGACAGCGGGGAGCAAAGCCGCGTCGCCATCAAGGAACTGCCGGGCCTGCTTGCAACGCAGCTGGCCGGCTGA
- a CDS encoding nitroreductase — MASEVKEEVLEFVEIGGKAQSVSEAVRTRHSIREYQDRPIEADVLQRLLNDALRAPSWKNSQPWTLHVLSGAARQKMAEALVDAAKSAEPRPDSPWMESYPADAKRRMFDLGMKLYSVAGIERKDKAARDNFMLRNFQFFGAPTAIFITTHFELGVYTALDVGCLLNTILLLAREYGLGAVPQAALGAFPNVVRRQLNLPEEEKVICGLSLGYPVEDSNLNRFHAPRVSSAEALRFYD, encoded by the coding sequence ATGGCCTCGGAAGTAAAAGAAGAAGTCCTCGAGTTCGTGGAAATTGGCGGCAAGGCGCAAAGCGTGAGCGAAGCGGTGCGGACGCGCCACAGCATTCGCGAATACCAGGACCGTCCGATTGAAGCCGATGTATTGCAGAGACTTCTGAACGACGCGCTGCGCGCGCCCAGCTGGAAGAACTCCCAACCCTGGACACTGCATGTACTCAGCGGCGCCGCCCGCCAGAAAATGGCCGAAGCGCTGGTCGATGCGGCAAAAAGCGCCGAGCCGCGTCCGGACAGTCCCTGGATGGAGAGCTATCCAGCGGATGCCAAACGTCGCATGTTTGATCTGGGCATGAAGCTCTATAGCGTGGCAGGCATTGAACGAAAAGACAAGGCCGCGCGGGACAATTTCATGCTGCGCAATTTTCAGTTTTTCGGGGCGCCGACGGCCATCTTCATTACCACGCACTTTGAGCTGGGAGTCTACACGGCGCTGGATGTCGGCTGCTTGCTCAATACGATCCTGTTACTGGCGCGCGAGTATGGCCTGGGCGCCGTGCCGCAGGCGGCGCTGGGGGCCTTCCCCAACGTGGTGCGCCGGCAGCTGAATCTGCCCGAAGAGGAAAAGGTGATCTGCGGCTTGAGCCTTGGCTATCCAGTGGAAGATTCAAATTTAAACCGATTCCATGCGCCGCGCGTCTCCTCTGCAGAGGCGCTCCGCTTCTATGACTGA
- a CDS encoding TonB C-terminal domain-containing protein — translation MHAADSKHYLSHAPLAWRFIAAAQALGGAFFAPVLAPAAVYIAFPRSRFLRAHAMAAGVAQLLGVLIVALLKLPSLLFIIEEQQYFVTVEQIFGQLFAEMSGLLGLFLLYLIGFATLTLALTPLSVALDRSGRRRFRASAAHAIPALLIAVLISPPLFYSQALWGGAGPGQAPGLLGLSNERFLHDPYSIFPGHVVLVWCLMLSILAMRGRVALLWPASRFFVRAEREQRMQGEARYRAAMRRAAILPGWGQYYSGERIAGLCTLCLAALLALFGFFSLALNYGAAVEGRAGLNANVAWQFLSTLGLRGHKFSDGELKAIFGSGAALAALGGAMLLCVTYSLASTYWIYRRPRAGRFLIYGGVSLLAHAAPAAILLLIPITVLSPPPAANEQQPEVEYSIPPLTDPSQDELNGSRPSGEEGQSETIALAPPEAQRGEEQNGDEALAQGSRSARPPSDLAPGDRNSNAEDTLQGERTRQTYSNYISAKIRAGERSVHYWSSTPQPYAVVVEYRISRGGRVSQIRVRERSAHSQADELTIQLVQSMGDLLPPPGGREVQVTELFWNTSPADPNLPTPLMRELAKQFDGRIIEPLQ, via the coding sequence ATGCACGCTGCCGATTCCAAGCATTACCTCTCGCATGCGCCGCTTGCCTGGCGCTTCATCGCCGCTGCCCAGGCTCTTGGCGGCGCCTTCTTTGCGCCGGTGCTGGCGCCGGCGGCAGTTTACATTGCGTTTCCACGATCGCGCTTTCTTCGCGCCCACGCCATGGCGGCCGGGGTAGCACAGCTGCTGGGCGTTTTGATCGTCGCCTTGCTCAAGCTGCCCTCGTTGCTCTTCATCATCGAGGAGCAGCAATACTTTGTCACTGTTGAACAAATTTTTGGGCAGCTCTTTGCTGAAATGTCCGGGCTGCTGGGCCTGTTCTTGCTCTACCTGATTGGCTTCGCGACGCTTACTCTGGCCCTGACGCCGCTCAGCGTGGCGCTTGATCGCAGCGGACGTCGGCGCTTCCGGGCCTCGGCTGCTCATGCCATACCCGCCCTGTTGATTGCCGTGCTGATATCGCCGCCGCTCTTTTACAGCCAGGCGCTGTGGGGCGGCGCCGGTCCAGGGCAGGCCCCGGGCCTGCTGGGCCTCAGTAACGAACGCTTTCTACACGATCCTTATTCGATCTTTCCGGGCCACGTTGTTCTGGTCTGGTGTTTGATGCTCTCGATCCTGGCAATGCGCGGCCGCGTCGCCTTGCTCTGGCCGGCCTCGCGATTTTTTGTGCGCGCCGAACGCGAGCAGCGCATGCAGGGCGAGGCTCGTTATCGAGCAGCCATGCGCCGGGCGGCAATTCTGCCGGGCTGGGGACAGTATTACAGCGGCGAGCGAATTGCTGGCCTGTGTACGCTGTGCCTGGCGGCGCTGCTGGCCCTCTTCGGTTTTTTCAGTCTGGCTCTGAACTATGGCGCTGCAGTGGAGGGCCGCGCCGGTCTCAATGCCAATGTCGCCTGGCAATTCTTGTCCACTCTGGGATTGCGCGGACACAAGTTTTCGGACGGAGAGTTAAAGGCCATCTTTGGCTCCGGGGCGGCGCTGGCCGCTCTTGGCGGCGCCATGTTATTGTGTGTTACTTATTCATTGGCATCTACTTACTGGATCTATCGGCGTCCGCGCGCCGGCCGCTTCCTGATCTATGGCGGCGTCTCGCTACTGGCACATGCTGCGCCGGCGGCCATTCTGCTCTTGATTCCCATCACCGTGCTTTCGCCGCCGCCGGCTGCCAATGAGCAACAGCCGGAAGTAGAGTACTCGATCCCGCCGCTAACAGATCCTTCCCAGGATGAATTGAACGGCAGTCGGCCGTCCGGCGAAGAGGGGCAGTCGGAGACAATCGCCCTCGCGCCGCCGGAGGCGCAACGCGGGGAGGAGCAAAACGGAGACGAGGCGTTGGCGCAGGGCAGTCGTAGCGCGCGACCGCCTTCCGATCTGGCCCCCGGCGACCGCAACAGTAATGCCGAGGACACGCTTCAGGGCGAGCGCACCAGGCAAACGTATTCCAACTACATCAGCGCTAAGATCCGGGCCGGCGAGCGATCGGTGCATTACTGGAGTTCCACGCCGCAACCGTATGCAGTGGTTGTCGAGTATCGCATCAGCCGCGGCGGTCGGGTCAGCCAGATTCGCGTCCGCGAACGATCGGCTCATTCTCAGGCTGACGAGCTGACCATTCAGCTGGTGCAGTCGATGGGCGATCTGCTGCCGCCGCCCGGAGGTCGCGAGGTTCAGGTAACTGAACTATTCTGGAATACCTCGCCTGCTGATCCCAATCTGCCCACGCCCTTAATGCGCGAGCTGGCGAAACAGTTTGACGGACGAATCATTGAACCACTTCAATAA